AGTTCTTTCGCTAAATCAAGATTCGCATCTGACATTTTCCACAGTTTACCCATTGCCGGGATCAACGAAAAACCATCTCGAAAGCGCTGTACGCGACCACCTTCGTGATCTACGGCTATTAACATGGGCTTTTTGGCGGCAACACGAATTTGTTGGTTTAAATCAGCAATTTGTTCAGGGGATTGATAATTGCGCGTAAATAATATTAAACCACCCACTAATGGATGTTGAATAATTTCTTTATCTTCTTGAGACAATGATGTGCTTTGCACATCAAGCATGACTGGACCCATAACAACACTTTGAAAAGTTAAGATGCTGCTACTCTACCTAAATAACATCAATAAACAAAGTTGCTTGGTTAAATATATCAACCATCAACCTAAGTTTTTTTATACCTTTAGTAATTTTAAAATATGCCTAAAACATCCTGAACGTAGCGTGAAAATACACTACGTTTTCAAATAAAGTGGTTAGTCGTTAATTTTTTTAGGCATGGGAGCACCAACACCAGCAGCTACATAAGGGATAACATTTCTGATCACATCTGATATTTGTAGCTCACGTTTGAAATCACTTTTCGCAATATCGATTAAAGCATCACTTGATGACATAGTGAAAACCACCGTCCCCATAGTAAAGTGCAATCGCCAAAACATCTCTTCAGCACTTAGTTCTGGGTAGGCTTTTTGTACGGCGATGACAAAATTATCAATTACACCGGGGTATTGAGTAGTTAAAAACCAGCGTAAAAAACCCTGACTGTCGGTATAACCTCGACCGAGTAACTGGAGAAAATTACTTGTACCGTTATTTTTAAAGTCATTTAATGATAATAATGGATCAATAAAAGCAGAAAACACTTCAATTAAACTTGGTGACTCTTGCTCACAAACTTCAGTTAAGGCTAGCTCTAACCGTGGAGATAACTCGTTCATGTAACGTGACATAACGGCTTTAATTAATTCCTTTTTCGAACCAAAGTGGTAATTAACTGCGGCTAAATTTACTTCAGCCTGACTGGTGATTTCACGCAGAGAGGTGCCATTAAAACCTTTATCTGCAAACAAGCTTTCTGCTGCATCTAGTATTTTATTCTTCGTACTCATAAATAAATAGCGCCGTAATTCTGGTTTAATAAAAAATTAATACAAGCAGTTTAAACAAGCGTTTAAAATAACGCAACTCAGAATAAAAACCTTATAAAATAAAAGACAAGAAAAGCCTTAAATGTTTATGTTAACAATAGTTAGTTTACAAATTATTACTCGCTCAAAACTAGAAAATAGATAACAATATTATCCTTACTTATAACGTTTAAATTATTTTGTTGGCTTTTATTGAGTTATCCCACTCCACTTACCTTATAAATAAGGCTTTAGCCGTTATATGATTACAAAGTTTTACACAAAAAACACAGTTAAAAACACCTAAAATAGCTATTATATTTTGGCGTTGCATGAAGAGCTTTGTGAAACGCAAATTTCATACTTTCCCTAGTATATTTATATAATGGCTCAGCATCCCTTTCGCTGAGCTTTTTTTTGTCTAAAATTTAGTAACTTCAGGATTTTACCCTATACACAACACCAACAGAGCAATTCTGTTGCCAAGATACTCATCTCAAACTACACTAATCAAGAATTTATATTAAGTTGACTAAATCGCGAAATAAGCGCTAACAAAAATAAAATGGATACTTATGAAACCAACGTTTAAATTAACCACAGCAGCGATTATAGTTGCCACTAGCTTAAGTGCCTGTAATGGCGAGAAAGTAGTAAAAATTGACACTAAAGCCACTAGCCAACCTAGCAAAACGTTAACCATGAAAGATGCGGATAAATTTTTGGCCGCCACTGAGAAGGAATTAATTCAACTTAATACCGTGGGTGCTCGTGCCGCTTGGATCAATGCTAACTTTATTACTGAAGATACTTCTGCGCTAGCCGCCGCTGCCGATCAAAAATCGACTGAAGCTGGTGTTCGTTTTGCCATGCAAGCGGCTAACTTTGATGCTGTTGAAGTCAATACAGATCAACGCCGAAAGCTGAATATATTAAAACAAAGTTTAGTGATGCCAGCCCCTCAAGATGCTAAAAAATCAGCAGACTTATCAAAAATTGGTGCTGAACTAAATAGCATGTATGGCAAAGGAAAATATAAGGCTGAATCAGGTGAAACGTTAAGCTTAGGCCAAATGACGGCAACAATGGCAACGTCACGTAACTACGATGAGTTATTAGAAATGTGGCAAGGCTGGCGAACAATTAGTCCTGACATGAAACCTCTCTATATTCGACAAGCAGAATTGGGTAACGAAGGTGCACAAGGTTTAGGCTATGAAGACTTAGGCGCAATGTGGCGTTCTAATTACGATATGTCAGCAAATGAATTTGCCACAGAACTTGACCGCTTATGGGGACAAGTTAAACCTTTATATGATGATCTGCATTGTTATGTGCGCACAGAGCTAGGCAAAACTTATGGTGAAGATAAAGTACCACAAGATCAACCTATTCCTGCGCATTTACTGGGTAATATGTGGGCTCAATCATGGGGTAATATTTACGACTTAGTTGCGCCAGAAAATGCCGATCCTGGCTATGATCTTACCAAACAACTCGCCGCAAATAATTACGACGAAATTAAAATGGTAAAAGGAGCTGAAAGCTTTTTTACATCGCTTGGCTTTGAAGCCTTACCAGAAACATTTTGGCAGCGCTCATTATTTACTAAACCTGCCGACAGAGATGTTGTTTGTCATGCATCAGCATGGGATTTAGATTCTAAAGACGATATTCGCATTAAAATGTGTATCCAAAAAACGGGTGAAGATTTCTCAGTTATACATCACGAGCTAGGACATAACTTTTATCAACGCGCATACCAAAACCAACCAGTTTATTATCAAAACAGTGCTAACGACGGTTTTCATGAAGCCATTGGTGACACTATAGCCCTTTCGGTAACACCTAAGTACTTAAAAGAAATTGGCTTAATTAACACCATTCCAGATGAGTCTAAAGATATTGGTTTACTCATGAAAATGGCATTGGATAAAGTCGCCTTTATTCCTTTTGGTTTAATGGTCGATCAATGGCGTTGGAAAGTTTACTCTGGTGAAGTTACTCCTGAAAATTACAATACAGCTTGGTGGGAGTTACGTGAAAAATACCAAGGTGTTAGAGCACCAGTTGAGCGTGAAACAAATGCCTTTGATCCCGGTGCTAAATATCATGTTCCTGGTGGCGTGCCTTATTCACGCTACTTCTTAGCCCATATACAGCAGTTTGAATTTCACCGTGCCTTGTGTGAAATATCAGGTAATACCGACCCTATCCATCGTTGTTCTATCTATAACAACAAAGATGCCGGTGCTGCTCTAAATACTGTACTTGAAATGGGTTCAAGCCAACCATGGCAGCAAGCCTATAAAGTGCTAACGGGTAGTGAGCAAATGGATGCAACTGCCATTTTGGATTACTTCGCACCTTTACACACTTGGTTGAAAGATAAAAACCAAGGCAAGCAATGTGGCTTTTAACATTTAACTAGCACGATTAAAAAGCCGTTAAATCTTATGATTTAACGGCTTTTTTGTATCAAGTGATAGTTGAGTTATTTGGTTGTGATATTTATCACCAGCAACCTTCATTTGATAAGAGTACGCTTTATTTATTTATTCATTTATTTAGTAGAAAGCTCAGCTTAAACACTTGTTGCTTTTAAAGCTTTAGAGCCTGACAAGAGCTTACTCGAAAGTATGATGGCGAGTAACACTAAAGCGGTTAAGAAAATGGTGCATAATATATATCGCACATAAGCTTAAAACAATTGCCACAGACACAGATGTAAAACGGTATAACGCACTATAAATTAAGTCTTGCCCTGGCCCTAAAGATTGCCCAAATAGAATCCCAAATGTAGTTAACACGCCAAATCCAATACCCGGTGCACCACCTCCCAAAATATGAAAGCGAGAAAATACAAATGACAAAATCCATAAAATAAAAACAGGAAATAATAAAAAATCGCTATGGTTATATAAAAACAATTGCGATAAAAGCGCGGCATTACAACCTATTAATGTGCCAATAGCCCGTTGCCAACCAGCCATACCTGCCGCTTTCCAACACAGTGAAAATAAAATCAGTACCGATGCAGCTTGTGCTGAAATAGAATCTTTTAAATCTAACACCTGAAAAACAACAAAAGAAAGCGTAGCGACAGTCGCGCAGAGTATAACTTCATGGCGAATACTTTCTTTTGCTTTAGCGGGCATGGGGCGTGGCAATCTCGCAGTAGCATCAGGAAATATAGCATGCATGACCGCGGCAATAATCACGGTCATAAAAATGGCCAAACCATTACTTAAAAGAATAGGATAAATACTGCTAGTTTGATCGATATAACTAGAGAAATTCAGCTGTATCGATAAGCTAACAACCCCTAGCGCACCAAATAAAAATGCACTGCCATTACTCATTTTATGAAATAAAAAGCAAAATGCGCTAAAGGCAAATAACGTCATCACTACGGGTACATGAGAAAATAAGCCTTGTATTATCAACACCATAAAGGCACTAAACGCGGCAGAAGCAAAGAATTGTCGAATAATACTTCGGTTGAGCGTTGGCACCATACCTAATAACAGCATAGGATAAACAGTAAAAAATATACCATTAGGCCAATTCATCAATTTACTTAAGGCAAAACCAAGAGTGCAGCCTCCTGCAATGCGCAATGCTTGGCGCAAGCCATTAACATCTAACTCTGGTGAGTTGCTAGCAACTTTACTCATAATGTTCCATTAGTATATGTAATGTAACCAACTAATAAATCTAATTTGTGCAGCACCAAACCACTGGCCAATAATTGATTCAGGTAATAATTGCACCGTTGCGCGCGAGCCACTTGGCATATTGGTGATCAACTCTTCATCATTTATTAGTTTAAGGTGAATACGTTGGCGTTGTGCATCACGTACCCAACGGTTGCTAGTTTCAGTTATGCTTAGCATACCGTTCGCACTTAATTGACCATTACTAACACCCGCTTCAAAAGTCATAATTTTCGCGTTATACACCTCGCCTGGGCGACTATCAAAAACCACTCTAGCTAAACTACCGGGTTTCATATTGAGTAATGACTTTTCTCTAAAGTCAGCCACTAAGTCGGCCTTTTTTGCCACAATGGCGAGTAAAGGGTTACCAGCTAAAGCATATGCACCTTCAAGCAGCTGTAAATTAGTCACTACGCCATCACTCAGCGAGCGTACTTGCGTGTAAGACAAGTTAAGCTCAGCTTGGGCGAGTTTATTAGCAGCATGTCGTATTGCTAGGTTATGCTCACCTGATTCACCACGTGCTAAA
The Colwellia sp. Arc7-D genome window above contains:
- a CDS encoding TetR/AcrR family transcriptional regulator codes for the protein MSTKNKILDAAESLFADKGFNGTSLREITSQAEVNLAAVNYHFGSKKELIKAVMSRYMNELSPRLELALTEVCEQESPSLIEVFSAFIDPLLSLNDFKNNGTSNFLQLLGRGYTDSQGFLRWFLTTQYPGVIDNFVIAVQKAYPELSAEEMFWRLHFTMGTVVFTMSSSDALIDIAKSDFKRELQISDVIRNVIPYVAAGVGAPMPKKIND
- a CDS encoding M2 family metallopeptidase, with amino-acid sequence MKPTFKLTTAAIIVATSLSACNGEKVVKIDTKATSQPSKTLTMKDADKFLAATEKELIQLNTVGARAAWINANFITEDTSALAAAADQKSTEAGVRFAMQAANFDAVEVNTDQRRKLNILKQSLVMPAPQDAKKSADLSKIGAELNSMYGKGKYKAESGETLSLGQMTATMATSRNYDELLEMWQGWRTISPDMKPLYIRQAELGNEGAQGLGYEDLGAMWRSNYDMSANEFATELDRLWGQVKPLYDDLHCYVRTELGKTYGEDKVPQDQPIPAHLLGNMWAQSWGNIYDLVAPENADPGYDLTKQLAANNYDEIKMVKGAESFFTSLGFEALPETFWQRSLFTKPADRDVVCHASAWDLDSKDDIRIKMCIQKTGEDFSVIHHELGHNFYQRAYQNQPVYYQNSANDGFHEAIGDTIALSVTPKYLKEIGLINTIPDESKDIGLLMKMALDKVAFIPFGLMVDQWRWKVYSGEVTPENYNTAWWELREKYQGVRAPVERETNAFDPGAKYHVPGGVPYSRYFLAHIQQFEFHRALCEISGNTDPIHRCSIYNNKDAGAALNTVLEMGSSQPWQQAYKVLTGSEQMDATAILDYFAPLHTWLKDKNQGKQCGF
- a CDS encoding DUF2955 domain-containing protein; this encodes MSKVASNSPELDVNGLRQALRIAGGCTLGFALSKLMNWPNGIFFTVYPMLLLGMVPTLNRSIIRQFFASAAFSAFMVLIIQGLFSHVPVVMTLFAFSAFCFLFHKMSNGSAFLFGALGVVSLSIQLNFSSYIDQTSSIYPILLSNGLAIFMTVIIAAVMHAIFPDATARLPRPMPAKAKESIRHEVILCATVATLSFVVFQVLDLKDSISAQAASVLILFSLCWKAAGMAGWQRAIGTLIGCNAALLSQLFLYNHSDFLLFPVFILWILSFVFSRFHILGGGAPGIGFGVLTTFGILFGQSLGPGQDLIYSALYRFTSVSVAIVLSLCAIYIMHHFLNRFSVTRHHTFE
- a CDS encoding HlyD family secretion protein, with translation MTPDETFSRYVRLSLIGFVFVFIYYLIADIYLPVTPQARVYHPVVQISPQINGRVVKVLVSNNQQVKAGDVLFSIDQGPYTLALEQAELMLDDAKLQNKRLDTNVKAIEANISAAKAKQHEQKLLKNRGEQLYQNNSISEQALESIRANFEASRANEAALTAQLAEAVLARGESGEHNLAIRHAANKLAQAELNLSYTQVRSLSDGVVTNLQLLEGAYALAGNPLLAIVAKKADLVADFREKSLLNMKPGSLARVVFDSRPGEVYNAKIMTFEAGVSNGQLSANGMLSITETSNRWVRDAQRQRIHLKLINDEELITNMPSGSRATVQLLPESIIGQWFGAAQIRFISWLHYIY